A section of the Bacillota bacterium genome encodes:
- the abc-f gene encoding ABC-F type ribosomal protection protein, whose product MSQITIKNLTFAYDGSYDNIFENVSLNIDTDWKLGFTGRNGRGKTTFLKLLTGGFEYSGSISSSIKFMYFPFDVPDKSMDTVNVVENICPGFELWRLLKDLPKLEVSEDVLYRPFETLSNGEQTKVLIASLFLNDSSFLLIDEPTNHLDVKGRKLVSDYLNSKKGFILVSHDRVFLDNCIDHILSINKTDIEIQQGNFSTWLLNKEYQDNFEISENDKLKKDIKRLSEAAKRTASWSDKTEKSKKSGDVPDKGYVGHKAAKMMKRSKSAEARKLSAVEEKSKLLRNIEESEDLKITPLKHHSRRLIEAKDLSIFYGDKKVCSDINFTLTEGERIALTGKNGSGKSSILKLITGEGISHCGQLETASGLVISYVPQDTSFLQGDLKSFAEDSNIDESLFKALLRKMDFSRVQFEKDMCDFSGGQKKKVLIAKSLCEKAHIYIWDEPLNFIDVMSRIQIENLITQYKPTMLFVEHDLSFVNNIATKCIEF is encoded by the coding sequence ATGTCACAAATCACGATTAAAAACCTTACCTTTGCCTATGACGGCAGTTATGATAATATCTTTGAAAACGTATCGCTGAACATCGACACCGACTGGAAGCTAGGTTTCACCGGGCGAAACGGTCGTGGCAAAACGACATTTTTAAAGCTGCTCACGGGTGGCTTTGAATATTCCGGCAGCATAAGCTCGTCAATCAAATTCATGTACTTCCCATTCGACGTCCCCGATAAAAGCATGGATACCGTAAACGTCGTTGAAAACATCTGTCCGGGATTTGAGCTTTGGCGGCTTTTAAAGGATTTGCCGAAGCTTGAAGTATCGGAAGACGTGCTTTACCGCCCCTTCGAAACGCTCAGCAACGGCGAGCAGACAAAGGTACTCATCGCATCGCTTTTCTTAAACGACAGCAGCTTTCTGCTTATAGACGAGCCGACAAACCACCTTGACGTAAAGGGGCGAAAGCTTGTGAGCGATTATTTGAACAGCAAGAAGGGCTTCATACTCGTTTCGCACGACAGGGTTTTCCTCGACAACTGCATAGACCATATTCTTTCGATAAATAAGACGGATATCGAGATTCAGCAGGGCAATTTTTCGACATGGCTGCTCAATAAAGAGTATCAAGATAACTTTGAGATTTCCGAAAACGACAAACTAAAAAAGGACATAAAGCGCCTTTCAGAGGCTGCAAAGCGCACTGCCTCATGGTCGGACAAAACCGAGAAAAGCAAAAAATCGGGCGATGTACCGGACAAGGGATATGTCGGGCATAAAGCCGCCAAAATGATGAAACGCTCAAAATCCGCCGAAGCCCGCAAGCTTTCGGCTGTCGAGGAAAAGTCAAAACTTTTGAGGAATATTGAGGAGTCGGAAGACCTTAAAATCACGCCGTTGAAGCATCACAGCAGGCGGCTTATCGAGGCAAAAGACCTCTCTATATTTTACGGCGACAAAAAAGTCTGCTCTGATATAAACTTCACACTAACTGAGGGCGAGCGGATAGCGCTTACCGGGAAAAACGGAAGCGGCAAATCTAGCATTTTAAAGCTGATAACCGGCGAGGGCATCTCCCACTGCGGCCAACTTGAAACCGCATCCGGACTTGTCATCTCATATGTTCCGCAGGACACGTCCTTTTTACAGGGCGATCTCAAGAGTTTTGCCGAGGACAGCAACATCGACGAAAGCCTTTTTAAGGCGCTGCTTCGCAAAATGGATTTTTCAAGGGTGCAGTTTGAAAAAGACATGTGCGATTTCAGCGGCGGTCAGAAGAAAAAAGTGCTCATTGCGAAAAGCCTGTGCGAAAAGGCGCATATATATATCTGGGACGAACCGCTCAATTTTATCGACGTAATGTCCCGCATACAGATCGAAAATTTGATAACACAGTATAAACCAACGATGCTCTTTGTCGAGCACGACTTATCCTTTGTGAATAATATCGCAACAAAATGTATTGAATTTTAG
- a CDS encoding ThuA domain-containing protein: MVKVTVWNEYIHERERENVAAIYPSGIHNCIAEFLKAAGMDVKTATQDMPEHGLTEDVLNDTDVLIWWGHAGHKNVDDEIVDRVYHRIMEGMGLIVLHSGHASKIFKKICGTQSQKLKWREDGDKEILWVVDPGHPIVSGLDEKIVLEHEETYGEHFCIPQPDELVFISWFEGGEVFRSGCCYHRGKGKIFYFRPGHETFPIYHNPEIQKVITNAVNWANTSGAPTVEYGHTKPYVPIAKYEQK; the protein is encoded by the coding sequence ATGGTAAAAGTAACAGTGTGGAACGAATACATCCACGAAAGAGAGCGTGAAAACGTTGCGGCAATATACCCGAGCGGTATACATAATTGCATCGCCGAATTTCTAAAAGCAGCCGGCATGGATGTAAAAACGGCGACTCAGGACATGCCTGAACACGGTTTGACCGAAGATGTTTTGAATGATACCGATGTTTTGATTTGGTGGGGACATGCGGGACATAAAAACGTTGACGACGAAATAGTAGACCGTGTATATCACCGTATCATGGAAGGAATGGGTCTCATAGTCCTTCACTCCGGCCACGCTTCCAAGATATTTAAGAAGATATGCGGAACCCAGTCGCAAAAGCTCAAATGGCGTGAGGACGGCGATAAAGAGATATTGTGGGTCGTTGATCCCGGACATCCGATCGTGTCCGGTCTTGACGAAAAGATAGTCCTTGAGCATGAGGAGACCTACGGCGAGCATTTCTGCATCCCCCAGCCGGACGAGCTTGTATTCATAAGCTGGTTTGAAGGCGGCGAGGTATTCAGAAGCGGCTGCTGCTATCACAGGGGCAAAGGCAAGATATTTTATTTCAGACCCGGTCATGAAACCTTCCCTATTTACCATAACCCAGAGATACAAAAAGTTATCACCAACGCCGTAAACTGGGCGAACACAAGCGGCGCTCCGACCGTTGAATACGGTCACACAAAGCCGTATGTGCCTATCGCCAAATACGAACAAAAATGA
- a CDS encoding DMT family transporter, translating into MKKGYLYILLTTIFFSSMEIALKLVTNEFNPIQITFLRFFIASLILMPLAVKGLKKRNVRLNRSDIAYFALTGFICIVVSMILYQMAILYAHASVVAVLFSCNPIFVILFAYLMLHEKIYKHTIVSLIVNIAGIIVIMNPLHMSGTITGIVLTILSAITFALYSVMGRKLSEKYGGIALTCFSFLFGSLEMLLLIFVSKVGAVSGFLTQAGLKAFADVPILQGITLHSLLSLVYVSLFATGLGYAFYFLAMEETSASTTSLVFFIKPALAPIMALVILGEPITLNMAIGIILIITGSLISFIPGYRMSKENANAENIEAPIEKIPVKS; encoded by the coding sequence TTGAAAAAGGGCTACTTATATATTCTTTTGACTACTATTTTTTTCAGTTCAATGGAGATCGCGCTGAAGCTTGTAACGAACGAGTTTAATCCGATACAGATAACATTTTTGCGCTTTTTTATCGCCTCTCTTATTTTGATGCCGCTTGCAGTTAAAGGGCTCAAAAAAAGGAATGTCCGCCTTAACCGGTCAGACATCGCATATTTTGCCCTGACGGGCTTTATCTGCATCGTAGTCAGCATGATATTATATCAAATGGCAATCCTGTATGCTCATGCGTCTGTCGTTGCCGTGCTGTTTAGCTGTAACCCGATATTCGTTATTCTGTTTGCTTATTTGATGCTTCATGAAAAAATATACAAGCATACTATCGTTTCGCTTATCGTCAATATTGCCGGAATAATAGTTATAATGAATCCGCTGCACATGTCCGGCACTATTACCGGAATAGTTTTGACTATACTGTCCGCGATAACGTTTGCGCTTTACAGCGTCATGGGTCGCAAGCTGAGCGAAAAATACGGCGGCATCGCGCTCACCTGCTTCAGCTTCCTGTTCGGAAGCCTTGAAATGCTGCTGCTAATCTTCGTGTCTAAGGTCGGCGCGGTGTCGGGATTTTTGACACAGGCTGGACTTAAAGCATTCGCCGACGTGCCGATCTTGCAGGGAATAACTCTGCATTCACTGCTCAGCCTTGTTTACGTCAGCTTATTTGCCACCGGTCTTGGATATGCGTTTTACTTTCTCGCTATGGAAGAAACTTCGGCGTCAACAACGTCACTTGTCTTTTTCATCAAGCCTGCGCTTGCCCCGATCATGGCTCTTGTCATACTCGGCGAGCCGATCACGCTTAACATGGCGATAGGGATAATCCTTATCATAACCGGTTCACTTATATCATTCATCCCGGGGTACAGGATGAGCAAAGAAAATGCCAACGCTGAAAATATAGAAGCGCCTATAGAGAAAATACCTGTAAAGTCATAA
- a CDS encoding DUF421 domain-containing protein, which produces MSFNQILNLISRTVLIFFVLLFLARFLGKKQLSQLTYFNYITGITIGSIAANIISRTNQPFLDEFIGLASWCLLTDLISVLSLKSSKVRTLLDGEPAIIIKKGLINYKTLKISRLNLDDVSMMLREQNVFSITDIDYAILEPDGKLSILKKPEVQLATKKDVKAELSSTAYLPSEIITDGKVVYKNLKELNLSENWLKNALSSQNVNSVDEVMYAEIQSDGTLYLQKYI; this is translated from the coding sequence TTGAGTTTTAATCAGATTTTGAACTTGATCAGCCGCACTGTTTTGATATTTTTTGTACTGTTGTTTCTTGCAAGGTTTTTAGGCAAAAAACAACTCAGCCAGCTGACATACTTCAACTATATAACTGGCATCACAATAGGCTCGATAGCCGCAAACATCATAAGCCGGACAAATCAACCCTTTCTTGATGAATTCATTGGGCTTGCCTCTTGGTGCCTGTTGACCGACCTTATAAGTGTTTTAAGTTTGAAATCAAGCAAGGTAAGGACACTTCTTGATGGTGAGCCTGCGATAATAATAAAAAAGGGACTTATCAACTATAAAACTTTAAAAATCTCTAGGCTCAACCTCGACGATGTTTCTATGATGCTTAGAGAGCAAAACGTTTTTTCAATAACTGACATCGACTATGCGATACTTGAGCCTGACGGAAAGCTAAGCATACTTAAAAAACCGGAAGTTCAGCTGGCTACAAAAAAAGATGTGAAGGCAGAGCTCTCTTCCACAGCATACCTTCCATCTGAAATCATCACCGACGGCAAAGTGGTATATAAGAATTTAAAAGAGCTTAATTTAAGTGAAAACTGGCTAAAAAACGCACTTTCATCCCAAAATGTAAATTCAGTGGACGAGGTGATGTACGCTGAGATTCAAAGTGACGGAACGCTTTATCTGCAAAAGTATATTTAA
- a CDS encoding pyridoxamine 5'-phosphate oxidase family protein — translation MRRKEREVTDINKIEEIVQKCGVCRIGLIDEGMPYIVPMNFGYMRDGEKLTFYFHCAKEGKKLELMRENPNAAIEMDCSHELISAGDNACGYSYRYASIMGKGVISIEDDSKKAYALNRIMEHMTGRGDFTFTEGEMNKILVLKLEVIALSAKARE, via the coding sequence ATGCGTAGAAAAGAAAGGGAAGTTACCGATATCAACAAAATCGAAGAGATCGTGCAAAAGTGCGGAGTATGCAGGATAGGGCTTATCGACGAAGGAATGCCCTATATCGTTCCGATGAACTTCGGGTATATGAGAGACGGCGAAAAATTGACATTTTATTTTCACTGCGCTAAGGAAGGCAAAAAGCTTGAGCTTATGAGGGAAAACCCAAATGCCGCAATAGAAATGGACTGCTCTCACGAATTGATTTCGGCTGGTGACAATGCCTGCGGCTACAGCTATAGATACGCAAGTATTATGGGCAAAGGCGTTATCAGCATTGAAGACGATTCCAAAAAAGCTTACGCGCTTAATAGGATAATGGAGCATATGACCGGGCGCGGTGATTTCACTTTCACTGAGGGTGAGATGAATAAGATTCTGGTGTTAAAGCTTGAGGTAATCGCGCTGTCGGCAAAAGCCCGAGAATAA
- a CDS encoding MBL fold metallo-hydrolase: protein MEQIIVLDIEAQFRANKNPVHPVILIDEREMILVDTAFIGFLENIEKAFESHNLKCGDLTKVIITHQDHDHMGSLAALKRKYPHIEVIAGETEEPYISGKMKSARLLQAEERQKHLPEEQKTFGEAFINMLRNVEPCRVNTTVKGGDTFGWCGGCEIVDTPGHTPGHISLYLKKHKTVITGDAACVENGKIGVANPIYTLDMERAKEDIEKLLNLPATTYICFHGGIYKK, encoded by the coding sequence ATGGAACAGATTATAGTGCTGGATATAGAGGCGCAGTTTAGGGCAAATAAAAACCCTGTCCATCCGGTGATACTTATAGACGAAAGGGAAATGATATTGGTCGACACTGCATTCATCGGCTTTTTAGAGAATATCGAGAAGGCCTTTGAATCACATAATCTAAAGTGTGGCGATCTTACAAAAGTCATAATAACCCATCAGGATCACGACCACATGGGCTCTCTTGCGGCTTTAAAGCGAAAGTATCCCCATATAGAGGTCATTGCAGGAGAAACGGAAGAGCCGTATATTTCGGGAAAAATGAAATCAGCAAGGCTTCTGCAGGCTGAAGAAAGACAAAAGCATCTGCCGGAGGAGCAAAAGACATTCGGCGAGGCGTTTATTAATATGCTCAGAAATGTTGAGCCCTGCCGAGTAAATACAACTGTCAAAGGCGGCGATACTTTTGGCTGGTGCGGAGGCTGTGAAATAGTCGACACCCCCGGACATACGCCCGGGCACATCTCACTTTATCTTAAAAAGCATAAAACTGTTATAACAGGCGACGCCGCATGTGTCGAAAACGGCAAAATTGGAGTCGCAAACCCCATTTACACACTCGATATGGAAAGGGCGAAAGAGGATATAGAAAAACTTTTAAATCTTCCCGCAACAACCTATATCTGTTTTCACGGCGGGATATATAAAAAATAA
- a CDS encoding helix-turn-helix transcriptional regulator — MRNRLEEIRKKSGITQEELADILQVSRQTIGSLENGRYNPSINLAYKIAKYFKMSVEEIFIYEEETDNEK; from the coding sequence TTGAGAAACAGACTTGAAGAGATAAGAAAGAAAAGTGGGATAACGCAAGAAGAACTTGCCGATATTCTACAGGTTTCGAGACAGACGATCGGGTCGCTCGAAAACGGGAGGTATAATCCGTCAATAAATCTTGCTTATAAAATTGCAAAATATTTTAAAATGAGCGTTGAGGAAATTTTTATTTACGAGGAGGAGACAGATAATGAAAAATAA